Proteins encoded together in one Oceanobacillus iheyensis HTE831 window:
- a CDS encoding TetR/AcrR family transcriptional regulator, whose product MAEDRILSSVKDQQLVSKRRNQIIKGAMRLFQEKGFHRTTTREIAKESGFSIGTLYEYIRTKEDVLFLVCESIHDQVRDRIADSMEVENPSIESMRMAVRSFFYLMDDMQDEILMLYQETKSLKKETRDFVLQQERAVVDIMIKLLSTCLERNKQDKEICLIANNIVVGGHMWGFRRWIIQKEFTLEEYIDLQMKHLQQLTK is encoded by the coding sequence ATGGCAGAAGATCGAATTCTTTCATCGGTCAAGGATCAGCAACTTGTTAGTAAGCGACGTAATCAAATAATTAAAGGTGCCATGCGCTTGTTCCAAGAAAAAGGTTTCCATCGCACAACGACTAGAGAAATAGCGAAGGAATCAGGTTTTAGTATCGGTACATTATATGAATATATACGGACAAAAGAAGATGTTTTATTTTTAGTATGTGAGTCGATTCATGATCAAGTAAGAGATCGAATAGCAGATTCTATGGAAGTAGAAAATCCTTCGATAGAAAGTATGCGTATGGCCGTTCGATCTTTTTTCTACCTTATGGATGATATGCAAGATGAAATATTAATGTTGTATCAGGAGACTAAATCACTTAAAAAGGAAACAAGAGACTTTGTTTTGCAGCAAGAAAGAGCCGTGGTTGATATAATGATAAAATTATTATCAACCTGTCTAGAAAGAAATAAACAAGATAAAGAAATATGTCTTATTGCCAATAATATTGTTGTTGGAGGTCATATGTGGGGATTCCGGCGTTGGATCATCCAAAAAGAATTTACACTTGAAGAATACATTGATTTACAAATGAAACATTTACAGCAACTCACTAAATAA
- a CDS encoding acyl-CoA dehydrogenase, whose amino-acid sequence MNFQLTEEQEMLRKMVRDFAEKEVAPTASERDEEERFDRSIFDQMAQLGLTGIPWPEEYGGIGSDYLSYVIAVEELSRVCASTGVTLSAHLSLASWPIFKYGTEDQKKNFLQRLATGEALGAYALSEPGAGSDVVSMKTTARRDGEDFVINGNKVWITNGGVADIYIVFAKTDTDANHKGISAFIIEKGTEGFRFGKKEKKLGIRSSPTTELIFENCRIPKSNLLGNEGEGFKIAMTTLDGGRNGIAAQAVGIAQGALDAASDYAKERQQFGKPIAENQGISFKLADMATEIEAARLLTYQAAWLESAGLPYGKASAMSKLFAGDVAMKSTVEAVQVFGGYGYTKDYPVERYMRDAKITQIYEGTNEVQRLVIGRMVTK is encoded by the coding sequence ATGAATTTTCAATTAACAGAAGAACAAGAAATGCTGCGTAAAATGGTCCGCGATTTTGCGGAAAAAGAAGTTGCACCTACAGCATCTGAGCGTGATGAGGAAGAACGCTTTGACCGTTCTATCTTTGATCAAATGGCACAGTTAGGTTTAACCGGTATCCCGTGGCCAGAAGAATATGGTGGGATTGGTTCGGATTATTTGAGCTACGTTATTGCGGTAGAAGAACTTTCTCGTGTATGTGCATCTACAGGAGTAACATTGTCAGCTCATTTATCTTTAGCAAGCTGGCCGATATTTAAATATGGAACAGAAGATCAAAAGAAAAATTTCTTGCAACGATTAGCCACAGGTGAAGCATTAGGGGCCTATGCTTTATCTGAGCCAGGAGCTGGAAGTGACGTTGTATCCATGAAAACCACAGCAAGAAGAGACGGTGAAGATTTTGTCATTAATGGGAATAAGGTATGGATTACCAATGGTGGCGTAGCTGATATTTATATTGTATTTGCGAAAACTGACACGGATGCAAATCATAAAGGAATTAGTGCATTTATTATTGAAAAAGGTACAGAAGGATTCAGGTTTGGGAAAAAGGAGAAAAAGCTCGGCATTCGTTCATCACCGACCACCGAATTAATTTTTGAAAACTGTCGAATTCCTAAATCGAACTTACTTGGTAATGAAGGAGAAGGATTTAAAATTGCCATGACTACATTAGATGGAGGAAGAAATGGCATTGCTGCACAAGCTGTAGGTATTGCGCAAGGCGCATTGGATGCTGCTTCGGATTATGCCAAAGAACGCCAGCAATTTGGTAAGCCGATTGCTGAAAATCAAGGAATCTCTTTTAAACTAGCAGATATGGCAACAGAGATAGAGGCAGCCCGTCTATTAACTTATCAAGCAGCTTGGCTGGAATCAGCTGGTTTACCGTATGGTAAAGCTTCTGCCATGTCGAAGTTATTTGCTGGAGATGTGGCAATGAAAAGTACTGTAGAAGCAGTTCAAGTATTTGGTGGCTATGGATATACCAAAGATTATCCAGTAGAAAGATATATGCGCGATGCTAAAATCACGCAAATTTATGAAGGAACAAATGAGGTACAACGGCTGGTGATCGGTAGAATGGTAACTAAATAA
- a CDS encoding acyl-CoA dehydrogenase codes for MSMLMLSDEQKMLQKMVRDFATQEVIPEVERMESEDRFPKELIQKMGELGLMGIPIPEAYGGSGMSYTSYIQVIHEISKFSATLGVILSVHTSVGTNPILYFGTEDQKQRFIPKLAKGEYLGAFALTESGSGSDASSMKTTAKLIDDMYVLNGSKVFITNGGEADTYITFARTGDSPKDISAFIVEKDAPGFIIGKKEKKMGLHGSNTVEIIFENCRIPKENLLGERGKGFKIAMANLNIGRIGIAAQGLGIAEAALNYAVTYAKEREQFGKPIAANQGISFKLAEMATNVESAKLLTYQAAALIEAGKQCGKEASMAKMMATKTAMNNAIEAVQVFGGYGYTKEYPVERLFRDAKVTEIYEGTNEIQHIVIAKHLLNDEGMHG; via the coding sequence ATGTCGATGTTAATGCTATCTGATGAACAAAAAATGTTACAAAAAATGGTGCGTGATTTTGCAACACAAGAAGTGATTCCAGAAGTAGAGCGAATGGAATCAGAAGATCGTTTTCCGAAAGAATTAATCCAAAAAATGGGGGAGCTTGGATTAATGGGAATTCCTATTCCAGAGGCATATGGAGGGAGTGGGATGAGTTATACCTCATATATTCAAGTCATCCATGAAATATCTAAGTTTAGTGCTACCTTAGGGGTAATCCTATCGGTACATACATCGGTTGGAACAAATCCGATTTTGTATTTTGGTACAGAAGATCAAAAACAAAGGTTTATACCTAAATTAGCAAAAGGAGAGTATTTAGGTGCTTTTGCTTTAACTGAATCAGGATCAGGGTCGGATGCAAGTAGTATGAAAACCACTGCTAAATTAATAGATGATATGTATGTTTTGAATGGATCAAAGGTTTTTATTACCAATGGAGGAGAAGCAGATACGTATATTACATTTGCTCGAACCGGTGATTCGCCAAAAGACATCAGTGCATTTATCGTCGAAAAAGACGCTCCTGGTTTTATTATTGGAAAAAAAGAAAAGAAAATGGGATTGCATGGATCGAATACAGTGGAAATTATCTTTGAAAACTGTCGAATTCCGAAAGAAAACCTACTAGGCGAAAGAGGCAAGGGATTTAAGATTGCAATGGCAAATCTCAATATAGGTCGTATTGGTATTGCTGCTCAAGGACTTGGAATAGCAGAAGCAGCATTAAATTATGCAGTTACTTATGCAAAAGAGAGAGAACAGTTTGGGAAGCCCATCGCAGCGAACCAGGGGATATCTTTTAAATTGGCCGAGATGGCAACGAATGTAGAGTCTGCGAAGCTATTAACATATCAGGCTGCTGCATTGATTGAAGCGGGAAAGCAATGTGGTAAAGAAGCATCAATGGCAAAAATGATGGCAACAAAAACAGCAATGAATAATGCAATAGAAGCAGTTCAAGTATTTGGCGGATACGGTTATACAAAGGAGTATCCTGTAGAAAGATTATTCCGGGATGCAAAAGTTACAGAAATATACGAAGGTACCAATGAAATTCAGCATATTGTAATTGCAAAACATCTACTAAATGATGAAGGGATGCATGGTTAA
- a CDS encoding 3-hydroxybutyryl-CoA dehydrogenase: MNIQNVMVVGAGQMGAGIALVCARSGYQVYLFDESKEAQQRGYAQIEKILEKDVTKDKISETEKNQALNRITLANEIKEVGNCDMAIEAVVENMNVKMSVFQELDKYAPSHAILASNTSSLPITEVAAVTNRPQQVIGMHFMNPVPIMKLVEIIRGLETSDETYQFVHEMSESLGKSTVEVRDFPGFVANRVLMPMINEAVYTVFEGVASPQDVDQVMKLGMNHPMGPLQLADFIGLDTCLYIMEVLHEGFGDSKYRPCPLLRQYVKAGRLGKKVGRGFYTYD, from the coding sequence ATGAATATCCAAAATGTTATGGTGGTCGGAGCAGGACAAATGGGCGCAGGTATTGCGCTTGTTTGTGCTCGTTCGGGTTACCAAGTTTACCTATTTGATGAAAGTAAAGAAGCACAGCAACGAGGATATGCGCAAATTGAAAAAATACTAGAAAAAGATGTAACCAAAGATAAGATCTCTGAAACAGAAAAAAACCAAGCATTAAACCGGATTACGTTAGCTAACGAAATCAAAGAAGTAGGAAATTGTGATATGGCGATAGAAGCTGTAGTCGAAAATATGAACGTGAAGATGTCTGTTTTCCAAGAGTTAGATAAATATGCACCTAGTCATGCTATATTAGCCTCCAATACATCATCATTACCAATTACAGAAGTAGCAGCAGTAACAAATCGACCACAACAAGTTATCGGCATGCACTTTATGAACCCAGTACCGATCATGAAACTAGTGGAAATTATTCGTGGCTTAGAAACAAGTGATGAAACGTATCAATTTGTTCATGAAATGTCAGAATCATTAGGTAAATCAACTGTTGAGGTACGAGATTTTCCGGGATTTGTAGCCAATCGTGTCTTGATGCCGATGATAAATGAAGCCGTTTACACCGTATTTGAAGGTGTGGCTTCTCCGCAAGATGTAGATCAAGTAATGAAGCTAGGCATGAACCACCCGATGGGACCTTTACAACTTGCTGATTTTATTGGATTGGATACATGTCTATATATTATGGAGGTATTACATGAAGGATTTGGAGATAGTAAATACCGCCCGTGTCCATTATTAAGGCAGTATGTTAAAGCAGGTCGTCTAGGTAAGAAAGTAGGTCGGGGTTTTTACACATATGATTAA
- a CDS encoding acetyl-CoA C-acetyltransferase, producing the protein MRKSVIVSGARTPFGKFGGALRPLKATELGGIAIKEAMERANIANDVVDEVIMGTVLQGGQGQIPSRQAARIAGLPWETRSETINKVCASGMRSVTLADQLIRLGEEEIIVAGGMESMSNAPYFLPDARWGNRMGDKSVVDMMVHDGLTCTFTGNHMGNYGNSTAEDLEISRKRQDAWAFRSHQKSVEAIESNKFADEIVPVEIPNRKGDPIIVDTDEAPRKDTTIDKLSSLRPAFDKEGSITAGNAPGVNDGAAAFVVMSDEKAAELNKEPLAYILGHAEVAVEAKDFPQTPGIVINKLLEKTGTSKEEIDLYEINEAFAVVALASGQIADIDEEKINVNGGAVALGHPIGASGARIILTLIHELKRRGGGKGIAAICSGSGQGDAILIEVPAEN; encoded by the coding sequence ATGAGAAAATCAGTAATCGTATCTGGTGCGCGAACACCTTTTGGGAAATTTGGTGGAGCTTTAAGGCCGTTAAAAGCAACAGAGCTTGGAGGTATTGCAATTAAAGAAGCCATGGAACGAGCAAATATTGCAAATGATGTCGTTGATGAGGTAATCATGGGAACCGTATTACAAGGCGGTCAAGGACAAATCCCATCACGTCAAGCGGCAAGAATTGCTGGTCTTCCATGGGAGACGCGATCGGAAACAATTAATAAAGTATGCGCATCTGGAATGCGAAGTGTTACGTTAGCAGATCAGTTAATCCGTCTAGGAGAAGAGGAGATCATTGTAGCAGGTGGAATGGAGAGCATGAGTAATGCCCCGTACTTTTTACCGGATGCACGTTGGGGAAACCGAATGGGAGATAAATCGGTTGTAGATATGATGGTTCATGATGGTCTTACTTGTACATTTACAGGAAATCATATGGGGAACTATGGTAATTCTACAGCAGAAGATTTAGAGATTTCTAGAAAGCGCCAAGATGCTTGGGCATTTCGCAGTCATCAAAAATCGGTTGAAGCCATCGAATCGAATAAGTTTGCTGATGAGATTGTACCTGTAGAAATTCCTAATCGAAAAGGCGATCCAATAATAGTTGATACAGATGAAGCACCACGTAAAGATACGACGATAGATAAATTATCATCCTTACGTCCAGCATTTGATAAAGAGGGATCGATAACTGCGGGGAATGCTCCTGGAGTAAATGATGGAGCGGCAGCATTTGTCGTCATGTCGGATGAAAAAGCTGCGGAATTAAATAAAGAACCCCTTGCTTATATTCTCGGTCATGCAGAAGTTGCTGTAGAAGCAAAGGACTTCCCGCAAACACCCGGAATTGTAATTAATAAATTGTTAGAAAAAACGGGCACTTCTAAAGAAGAAATTGACCTATACGAAATCAATGAAGCATTTGCAGTTGTTGCGCTTGCGAGTGGACAGATTGCAGATATCGATGAAGAAAAAATAAATGTAAATGGTGGAGCCGTTGCACTTGGTCATCCAATAGGGGCAAGTGGAGCACGTATCATTCTTACGCTTATCCATGAATTAAAACGTCGTGGCGGCGGAAAGGGAATCGCTGCTATTTGTAGTGGAAGTGGGCAAGGAGATGCCATTCTTATTGAAGTACCAGCTGAAAATTAA
- a CDS encoding (Fe-S)-binding protein: MDTFLIINWIAFLAITIYAFYLFAKVIATRIAYIRLGKKSEFDGEFKLRLKRIGKIVFGQSKLLKDKKSGAIHVMMFYGFILVQFGAIDMFVKGLSPGNHLPFGMFYPGFVFFQELVTLMILVAVIWAFYRRYMEKLVRLKRGFKAGLVLIFIGTLMVSVLFGNGMAMIWHGHEITWAEPVASVFALAFSWASAETATVLFYIAWWVHTITLLTFLVYVPQSKHAHLIAAPINVFLSKKVPGKLKKLDFDMENVDEESEEEIAFGVGKVEDFEQHQMIDFYACVECGRCTDVCPASGTGKMLSPMDIMIKVRDHLTEKGAAITGKSSWVPSYAFSGSAGNQASADKEVAATIQSSSLIGDVITEEELAGCTTCRNCEDACPVNNEHVGTIIDMRRYLVMTEGKMDSDIQRAVTNIERQGNPWGLSKKDRVKWRDEDESVYIPTVKELKKEDKSFEYLFWVSSMGAFDSRSQKIALAFAKLMNQAGVSFAILGNTEANSGDTARRIGNEFLFQEIAEKNIKQFNKHDVKKIVTIDPHAYNIFKNEYPDFGFEAEVYHHTQMLYDLVMSDRLKPERAINERLTYHDSCYLGRYNGVYDPPREILKSIPGLELVEMNRSRENGMCCGAGGGLMWTEETTGGRINVARTEQALQVEPTMISSACPYCLTMLSDGTKAKEVEEDIGTMDVAEILAISVLDKEEVKTA, translated from the coding sequence GTGGATACTTTTCTAATTATCAATTGGATTGCATTTTTGGCTATTACTATTTATGCTTTTTATTTATTTGCCAAAGTAATTGCAACCCGAATCGCTTATATTAGGCTAGGAAAGAAATCAGAGTTTGATGGTGAATTTAAATTGCGCTTGAAGCGAATTGGAAAAATTGTATTTGGTCAATCCAAACTTCTGAAGGATAAGAAGTCTGGAGCAATTCACGTTATGATGTTCTATGGTTTTATTTTAGTTCAATTTGGTGCAATTGATATGTTTGTAAAGGGTTTATCTCCAGGTAATCATCTGCCATTTGGTATGTTTTATCCTGGATTTGTATTCTTTCAAGAACTAGTAACCTTGATGATTTTAGTTGCAGTTATTTGGGCGTTTTATCGTCGATATATGGAAAAGCTAGTGCGACTTAAAAGGGGATTCAAAGCAGGATTAGTGTTAATTTTTATCGGTACATTAATGGTCTCTGTGCTATTTGGAAATGGTATGGCAATGATTTGGCATGGGCATGAGATTACCTGGGCCGAGCCTGTTGCTAGTGTATTTGCTCTTGCTTTTAGTTGGGCGTCAGCAGAAACAGCTACCGTATTGTTTTACATTGCTTGGTGGGTACATACAATTACCCTCCTTACCTTTTTAGTTTATGTTCCACAATCAAAGCACGCCCATTTAATCGCTGCGCCGATTAATGTATTTTTGAGTAAAAAAGTTCCAGGTAAATTGAAGAAATTAGATTTTGATATGGAAAATGTAGATGAAGAAAGTGAAGAGGAAATTGCTTTCGGTGTTGGGAAAGTAGAAGATTTTGAACAGCATCAAATGATTGATTTTTATGCGTGTGTAGAATGTGGACGTTGTACGGATGTTTGCCCAGCCTCAGGTACAGGGAAAATGTTATCTCCAATGGATATCATGATTAAAGTTCGTGATCATTTAACAGAAAAAGGAGCTGCGATAACCGGTAAATCATCTTGGGTGCCGTCTTATGCATTTTCGGGTAGTGCTGGGAATCAAGCTTCAGCGGATAAAGAAGTTGCTGCAACTATTCAAAGCTCTAGTTTGATTGGTGATGTAATCACAGAAGAGGAACTTGCTGGATGTACAACTTGTCGTAACTGTGAGGATGCCTGCCCAGTAAATAATGAACACGTGGGTACGATTATTGATATGCGTCGTTACTTAGTTATGACAGAAGGAAAAATGGATTCAGATATCCAACGTGCTGTTACGAATATCGAGAGACAAGGTAACCCTTGGGGACTTTCCAAAAAAGATCGCGTAAAATGGCGCGATGAAGATGAATCTGTTTATATTCCTACGGTAAAAGAATTGAAGAAAGAAGATAAGTCGTTTGAATATCTATTCTGGGTAAGTTCTATGGGTGCCTTTGATAGCCGCAGCCAAAAAATTGCCCTTGCTTTTGCAAAGCTAATGAATCAAGCTGGTGTAAGCTTTGCTATCTTAGGGAATACAGAAGCAAACTCTGGAGATACAGCTCGTCGTATTGGTAATGAGTTTTTATTCCAAGAAATTGCTGAGAAAAATATTAAGCAATTTAATAAACATGACGTCAAGAAAATTGTCACGATTGATCCGCATGCTTACAATATATTTAAGAATGAATATCCTGACTTTGGATTTGAAGCAGAAGTATATCATCACACACAAATGCTTTATGATCTAGTAATGTCAGATAGACTTAAACCAGAAAGAGCAATAAACGAAAGGTTAACCTATCACGACTCTTGTTATCTAGGAAGGTATAATGGTGTGTATGATCCACCACGAGAAATTTTAAAATCCATTCCTGGTCTAGAGTTAGTAGAAATGAATCGTAGTCGTGAGAACGGTATGTGCTGTGGTGCTGGTGGTGGCCTGATGTGGACGGAAGAGACTACGGGAGGAAGAATTAATGTGGCTCGTACGGAACAGGCATTGCAAGTAGAACCGACTATGATATCTAGCGCTTGCCCATACTGCCTCACGATGTTGAGTGATGGAACAAAAGCAAAAGAAGTGGAAGAGGATATCGGTACAATGGATGTAGCTGAAATACTAGCAATCTCTGTATTGGATAAAGAAGAGGTAAAAACAGCATAA
- the argS gene encoding arginine--tRNA ligase: protein MNVLEQTEQKLKEQIHHAVIHAELATEDQVPDIILEKPKDKAHGDFATNIAMQLARVAKKAPRQIADDIASKLNKSEASVEKVEIAGPGFINFFMKQDFLGEVIDTVLSAGDNYGKSTGGNGEKVQVEFVSVNPTGDLHLGHARNAAFGDVLCNVFAAAGYEVEREYYINDAGNQINNLGLSVEARYLQEIGQDVDMPEDGYQGQAIIEIAKELVKKDGEKWADKDHEERLDFFKEYGLKASLRNIESDLKDFRVEFDHWFSERSLFKDGQIDDTLAVLDDGGYTFEKDGALWFKTTEFGDDKDRVLIKGDGNYTYLTPDIAYHKNKLDRGFDRIINVWGSDHHGYIPRMRAALQALGYPVEKFDVKIIQMVNLFEAGEKVKMSKRTGKAVSLRELMDEVGIDAVRYYFVARSNDSQLDFDMDLAKSQSNDNPVYYAQYAHARICTMLSQAKSKGFNTEAEFDASLLTAEKELDLLKKIGELPQMIVDAADKHTPHKVTQYIFELATLLHSFYNAEKVLDADNEARTHARIALMKAVRQTLANAMTIIGISAPEKM, encoded by the coding sequence ATGAACGTATTAGAACAAACGGAACAAAAATTAAAAGAACAAATTCATCATGCTGTTATTCACGCGGAACTAGCAACAGAGGATCAGGTACCTGATATCATTCTGGAAAAACCGAAAGATAAAGCTCATGGAGACTTCGCTACTAATATCGCGATGCAACTAGCACGAGTTGCCAAAAAAGCACCTCGACAAATTGCAGACGACATCGCCAGCAAGCTAAATAAATCAGAAGCGTCTGTTGAAAAAGTTGAAATTGCAGGGCCTGGATTTATTAATTTTTTCATGAAGCAAGACTTCTTAGGTGAAGTGATTGATACCGTATTATCTGCAGGTGATAATTACGGAAAATCAACAGGTGGAAATGGAGAAAAAGTCCAAGTAGAATTTGTATCTGTAAATCCAACCGGGGACTTGCATTTAGGGCATGCTCGAAATGCTGCTTTTGGGGATGTGCTTTGTAATGTATTTGCAGCTGCTGGTTATGAAGTTGAGAGAGAATATTATATTAATGATGCAGGAAACCAAATAAACAATCTTGGATTATCTGTAGAAGCACGTTACTTGCAAGAAATTGGTCAAGATGTGGATATGCCAGAGGATGGTTATCAAGGTCAAGCCATTATCGAAATTGCTAAAGAGCTAGTGAAGAAAGATGGAGAAAAATGGGCGGATAAAGATCATGAAGAACGCTTAGATTTCTTTAAAGAGTATGGTTTAAAAGCATCATTAAGAAATATCGAATCGGATTTAAAAGACTTTCGTGTAGAATTTGATCATTGGTTCTCCGAGCGTTCTCTATTTAAAGATGGACAAATTGATGACACATTAGCCGTGCTTGATGATGGTGGCTATACATTTGAAAAAGACGGAGCACTTTGGTTTAAAACGACGGAATTCGGTGATGATAAAGACCGCGTATTAATTAAAGGTGATGGGAATTATACTTATTTAACCCCAGATATCGCATACCACAAAAACAAGCTAGATCGCGGATTTGATCGTATTATAAATGTATGGGGATCAGACCATCATGGCTATATTCCACGTATGCGTGCTGCTCTTCAAGCATTGGGATATCCAGTGGAAAAATTTGATGTGAAAATTATTCAAATGGTAAATCTATTTGAAGCAGGCGAAAAAGTGAAGATGAGTAAGCGTACAGGAAAGGCTGTTTCACTTCGAGAATTGATGGATGAGGTAGGAATTGATGCAGTTCGATATTATTTCGTTGCACGTTCCAACGATTCACAATTAGATTTCGATATGGATTTAGCAAAGTCGCAATCTAACGACAACCCAGTGTACTATGCACAATACGCACATGCACGTATTTGCACCATGCTTTCTCAGGCAAAAAGTAAAGGATTCAATACCGAAGCTGAATTTGATGCATCTTTATTAACAGCTGAGAAAGAATTAGATCTATTGAAGAAAATTGGTGAGCTTCCACAAATGATAGTTGATGCTGCTGATAAGCATACACCACATAAAGTGACTCAATATATCTTTGAACTTGCTACATTATTACACAGCTTCTATAATGCTGAAAAAGTATTAGATGCGGATAATGAAGCTAGAACACATGCACGAATAGCTCTAATGAAAGCTGTTCGTCAAACACTCGCAAATGCTATGACAATTATCGGAATCTCTGCACCAGAGAAAATGTAA
- a CDS encoding DUF1934 domain-containing protein: MTKGRKEVNIELKTMIHDIETGDKETQKQSFSGELMVQGKFDVLRYTEVLEDGQKIQNMITIQPERVAIRRSGAIKMSQQFQENSRTENIYQHMHGSMRMETFTNRISFEKENDDKGNLQMDYKMKLNGQLEREHRLVLTYS; encoded by the coding sequence ATGACAAAAGGACGAAAAGAAGTAAATATTGAACTGAAGACAATGATTCATGACATAGAGACTGGGGATAAAGAAACACAGAAACAATCGTTCTCAGGAGAATTAATGGTTCAAGGAAAGTTTGATGTTTTACGATATACAGAGGTTTTAGAGGACGGACAAAAAATTCAAAATATGATTACGATCCAACCAGAAAGAGTGGCTATTCGACGATCAGGTGCAATTAAGATGAGTCAACAATTTCAAGAAAATAGCCGAACGGAAAATATTTACCAACATATGCACGGAAGCATGCGCATGGAAACTTTTACAAACAGGATTTCTTTTGAAAAAGAAAATGACGATAAAGGAAATCTACAAATGGATTATAAAATGAAACTCAATGGACAATTAGAAAGAGAACATAGATTGGTACTGACATATTCTTAG